In Pyrus communis chromosome 1, drPyrComm1.1, whole genome shotgun sequence, the following are encoded in one genomic region:
- the LOC137737675 gene encoding 4-hydroxycoumarin synthase 2 has translation MAPLVKNEPQHAKILAIGTANPPNVYHQKDYPDFLFRVTKNEHRTDLREKFDRICDKSRTNKRYLHLTEEMLKANPNIYTYGAPSLDVRQDICNIEVPKLGQEASLKAIKEWGQPISKITHLIFCTASCVDMPGCDFQLIKLLGLDPSVTRTMIYEAGCYAGATVLRMAKDFAENNKGARVLVVCAEITTVFFHGLTDTHLDILVGQALFADGASAVIVGANPEPEIERPLFEIVACRQTILPNSEHGVVANIREMGFNYYLSGDVPKFVGGNVVDFMTKTFEKVDGKKKDWNSLFFSVHPGGPAIVDQVEEKLGLKEGKLRATRHVLSEYGNMGAPTVHFILDEMRNKSIEEGKTTTGEGLEWGVVIGIGPGLTVETAVLRSESIRC, from the exons ATGGCGCCTTTGGTTAAGAATGAGCCTCAACATGCCAAAATCCTAGCCATTGGCACTGCAAATCCACCCAATGTCTACCACCAAAAGGATTATCCTGATTTCTTGTTTCGAGTCACCAAAAACGAGCACAGAACAGATTTAAGAGAGAAGTTCGATCGCATTT GTGATAAATCAAGAACAAATAAGCGTTACTTGCATCTAACAGAAGAGATGTTGAAAGCTAACCCAAACATATACACCTATGGAGCCCCATCACTCGATGTGCGCCAAGACATTTGTAACATTGAGGTCCCAAAGCTAGGGCAAGAAGCATCATTGAAAGCCATCAAAGAGTGGGGCCAGCCCATTTCAAAAATCACCCACCTCATCTTTTGCACAGCTTCTTGCGTTGACATGCCAGGTTGTGACTTCCAATTAATCAAGCTCCTCGGCCTTGATCCATCCGTCACCAGAACCATGATCTATGAAGCTGGCTGCTATGCTGGTGCGACCGTCCTCCGCATGGCCAAGGACTTCGCAGAGAACAATAAGGGCGCACGAGTCCTTGTGGTGTGCGCCGAGATCACGACCGTGTTTTTCCACGGACTCACTGATACCCACCTTGACATATTGGTGGGTCAGGCTCTTTTTGCTGACGGAGCATCTGCTGTGATAGTTGGGGCCAATCCAGAGCCTGAAATTGAGAGGCCATTGTTTGAAATCGTGGCTTGTAGGCAAACGATCCTACCAAACTCAGAGCATGGTGTGGTGGCCAACATTCGTGAAATGgggtttaattattatttatcagGAGATGTCCCCAAATTCGTTGGTGGAAATGTTGTGGATTTTATGACTAAAACTTTTGAAAAGGTAGATGGGAAGAAAAAGGACTGGAACTCCTTGTTTTTCAGTGTGCACCCTGGTGGACCTGCCATTGTAGACCAGGTGGAGGAGAAATTGGGTTTGAAGGAAGGGAAGCTTAGGGCAACACGGCATGTGTTGAGTGAGTATGGCAACATGGGAGCTCCAACTGTGCACTTTATTTTGGATGAGATGAGAAATAAGTCGATTGAGGAAGGCAAAACCACAACTGGCGAAGGTTTGGAATGGGGTGTCGTGATTGGAATCGGACCGGGACTCACTGTGGAGACAGCCGTGCTGCGTAGTGAATCCATTAGATGCTAA